A section of the Candidatus Sulfotelmatobacter sp. genome encodes:
- a CDS encoding thioesterase family protein produces MSVAGFSVGHELVPRFRDTDAMGHINNAVYVTYLEVARQAYWRKLESATDYRRVPFILASVTIDFRSEALVQEVLDLGVRCDWIGTKSFGFAYRIEEKSSRRLVVEASSVQVCYDYTTKQSISMPDSLRRRLEQFEGRDLTRKVPS; encoded by the coding sequence TTGAGTGTCGCGGGCTTTTCGGTCGGGCACGAGCTGGTTCCACGCTTCCGTGACACCGACGCGATGGGCCACATCAACAACGCCGTCTACGTGACCTATCTCGAGGTCGCGCGGCAGGCCTACTGGCGGAAGCTCGAATCGGCGACCGACTACCGGCGCGTCCCGTTCATCCTCGCCAGCGTCACGATCGACTTCCGCTCCGAAGCGCTGGTGCAGGAGGTGCTCGATCTCGGCGTGCGCTGCGACTGGATCGGCACCAAGTCGTTCGGTTTCGCCTACCGGATCGAGGAGAAGAGCAGCCGGCGCCTGGTGGTTGAAGCCAGCTCGGTTCAGGTGTGCTACGACTACACGACGAAACAGAGCATTTCGATGCCCGACTCCCTGCGGCGCCGACTCGAACAGTTCGAGGGCCGCGATCTCACCCGAAAGGTGCCGTCATGA
- a CDS encoding aspartyl protease family protein, protein MRIRRLFVLLSLLTALAPAAARATITPEAKTVLDRYLQVTGGRDKWQATRSTHVKGKLTAFGLQGTLEAWRKAPDKRSSAISIGPITIKDWQSGNQAWRLDTSGKILPLDGVALEQALSSGWFENERWLEPDQAGGTITRLADVTDSLGSFAVLEVTPPGAKPRRLEFDRKTGYLVRLITKSDQMTVTTTNSDYRSVNGMMVAFKSVQEVAGAAANNATVTVDSILVEDIPDTQFTPPAEALAPVTWLKTVGVARIPFEYHSRHLWIHASVNGGPPADFLFDTGASVTVIDSAYAAKIGLKSVGNMHAEGAGSGGGASFATLDRLRLTTADADGVELQNLKVAVLNVNSVLAPFFWRDCAGVVGFDVIVRFVNQVDYDGHNLFLYDPKTFTYEGKGTAIPMTLAGHAPVVNIKLDGLYEGAARVDVGSGSMLDLHTPFVAKYELIAKAPRAITVMGGGFGGTFESKLARMKSLEIGPYRVDEPLIGLSTTTEGALASEDYAGNIGNELLERFKVTLDYERRKIYLEPAAKYTKRPGFSLFGAQLAREDGTIKAFQVLKDSPADRAGLAEDDEVVSIDGVAAAQLDPDQLEQKFVDGVAGTRVKLVVLRNGKQKNLNATLKEIL, encoded by the coding sequence ATGAGAATCCGCCGTCTGTTTGTCCTTCTATCACTGCTCACCGCGCTGGCGCCCGCGGCCGCGCGCGCCACCATCACTCCCGAGGCCAAGACCGTGCTCGATCGCTACCTCCAGGTCACCGGCGGTCGAGACAAATGGCAGGCGACGCGCTCGACGCACGTGAAGGGCAAGCTGACGGCGTTCGGTCTGCAGGGAACGCTCGAAGCGTGGCGGAAGGCGCCCGACAAGCGTTCGAGCGCGATATCGATCGGCCCGATCACGATCAAGGACTGGCAGAGCGGCAACCAGGCGTGGCGACTCGACACCAGCGGCAAGATCCTGCCGCTCGATGGCGTCGCGCTCGAGCAGGCGCTCTCGAGCGGCTGGTTCGAGAACGAACGCTGGCTCGAACCCGATCAGGCCGGCGGCACGATCACGCGGCTCGCCGACGTCACCGATTCGCTGGGCTCGTTCGCGGTGCTCGAGGTGACGCCGCCCGGGGCCAAGCCGCGGCGCCTCGAGTTCGACAGGAAGACCGGCTACCTCGTCCGTCTGATCACCAAGAGCGATCAGATGACGGTGACCACCACCAACTCCGACTATCGGAGCGTGAACGGCATGATGGTCGCGTTCAAATCGGTGCAGGAGGTGGCCGGCGCGGCCGCCAACAACGCCACCGTGACCGTGGATTCGATCCTGGTCGAAGACATTCCCGACACCCAGTTCACCCCGCCCGCCGAGGCGCTCGCGCCCGTCACCTGGCTCAAGACTGTGGGCGTGGCGCGAATTCCATTCGAATATCACTCGCGGCATCTGTGGATCCACGCCTCGGTGAACGGTGGCCCGCCGGCCGATTTCCTGTTCGACACCGGCGCGAGCGTCACCGTGATCGACAGCGCCTACGCCGCGAAGATCGGCCTCAAATCCGTGGGAAACATGCACGCCGAGGGGGCGGGCTCGGGCGGCGGCGCGTCGTTCGCCACGCTCGACCGGCTGCGCCTCACCACCGCCGACGCCGACGGCGTCGAACTCCAGAACCTGAAGGTCGCGGTGCTCAACGTGAATTCGGTGCTGGCGCCGTTCTTCTGGCGCGACTGCGCGGGCGTCGTGGGCTTCGACGTCATCGTGCGGTTCGTGAACCAGGTGGACTACGACGGCCACAACCTGTTCCTCTACGATCCCAAGACCTTCACCTACGAGGGCAAGGGCACCGCGATCCCGATGACGCTGGCTGGCCACGCCCCGGTCGTCAACATCAAGCTCGATGGCCTGTACGAAGGCGCGGCGCGCGTGGACGTGGGCAGCGGCTCCATGCTCGATCTGCACACGCCGTTCGTCGCCAAGTACGAGCTGATCGCGAAGGCTCCGCGCGCGATCACCGTGATGGGCGGCGGCTTTGGCGGCACCTTCGAGAGCAAGCTGGCGCGCATGAAGTCGCTCGAAATCGGGCCGTATCGCGTCGACGAGCCGCTAATCGGGCTCTCGACCACCACCGAGGGCGCGCTCGCCAGCGAGGACTACGCCGGCAACATCGGCAACGAGCTGCTCGAGCGCTTCAAGGTCACGCTCGACTACGAGCGGCGGAAGATCTATCTCGAGCCGGCGGCGAAATACACCAAGCGTCCCGGCTTCAGCCTGTTCGGCGCTCAGCTCGCGCGCGAGGACGGAACGATCAAGGCCTTCCAGGTGCTGAAGGATTCACCCGCCGATCGCGCCGGACTGGCGGAAGATGACGAAGTCGTGTCGATCGACGGCGTGGCTGCGGCGCAACTCGATCCCGATCAGCTCGAGCAGAAGTTCGTGGATGGCGTGGCCGGCACCCGGGTGAAGCTGGTGGTGCTCCGCAACGGGAAGCAGAAGAACCTCAACGCCACGCTGAAAGAGATTCTGTAG
- a CDS encoding amidase — translation MLGEDVLFQTVDELAPKIQAKQISPIELTESYLQRIRKYSSKLNAFETVTADLARRQARAAETEINGGKYRGPLHGIPYGAKDLFDTAGIRTSWGAVPCRNRVPNTDATVIRRLREAGAVLLGKLAMVEFAGGLGYRFADASASGPCRNPWDPSRWTGGSSAGSGAAVGGGLVAFALGTETWGSILCPSAFCGCTGLRPTYGRVSRAGGMVCSYTFDKVGPIARSAVDCRMILSAIGGPDPDDATASHEPLALDGPVRDPRTIRAALIPLDFAKHGEPEVKHAFDAAVAVLKGLGVRIEPASLPDFPAGDVAGAIITAEALSAFESFFRDGSVKQLKDPYAPYQMEIAQPMTAADLTKAWRMREVLLEKMADFFGKYDVIVTPNFMSVAPPVDGDLNETLDYPDPVGGVGNTCGLPSLAMPTGLGKDGLPVSFQIMGAPFDEATLLNLGEAFQSKTEHHLEHPSLAQTLAS, via the coding sequence ATGCTCGGCGAAGACGTGCTGTTCCAGACCGTGGACGAGCTGGCTCCCAAGATCCAGGCGAAGCAGATCTCGCCGATCGAGCTGACCGAGTCGTATCTCCAGCGCATCCGCAAGTACTCGTCGAAACTCAACGCGTTCGAGACCGTCACCGCCGACCTGGCGCGCAGGCAGGCGCGAGCCGCCGAGACCGAGATCAACGGCGGCAAGTATCGCGGGCCGCTCCACGGCATTCCCTACGGTGCCAAGGATCTGTTCGACACCGCCGGCATCCGCACCTCGTGGGGCGCCGTGCCGTGCCGCAATCGCGTTCCGAACACCGACGCCACCGTGATCCGCCGCCTGCGTGAGGCGGGCGCGGTGCTGCTCGGCAAGCTCGCCATGGTCGAGTTCGCCGGCGGACTCGGCTACCGATTCGCCGACGCTTCGGCCAGCGGCCCGTGCCGCAATCCGTGGGATCCGTCGCGCTGGACCGGCGGCTCGTCGGCCGGCTCGGGCGCGGCGGTCGGGGGCGGACTGGTGGCATTCGCGCTCGGCACCGAGACCTGGGGCTCGATCCTCTGCCCGTCGGCGTTCTGCGGATGCACCGGACTGCGTCCCACCTACGGCCGCGTGAGCCGCGCCGGCGGCATGGTGTGCTCGTACACCTTCGACAAGGTCGGACCGATCGCGCGTTCGGCCGTGGACTGCCGCATGATTCTCTCGGCGATCGGCGGCCCCGATCCCGACGACGCGACCGCGAGTCACGAGCCGCTCGCGCTCGATGGCCCGGTGCGCGACCCGCGCACGATTCGCGCCGCGCTCATCCCGCTCGATTTCGCGAAGCACGGCGAGCCCGAGGTGAAGCACGCATTCGACGCCGCGGTGGCCGTGCTCAAGGGCCTCGGCGTTCGCATCGAGCCGGCGTCGCTGCCCGACTTTCCGGCCGGCGACGTGGCCGGCGCGATCATCACCGCCGAGGCGCTGTCGGCGTTCGAGAGCTTCTTCCGCGACGGCTCGGTGAAGCAGCTGAAGGATCCCTACGCGCCGTATCAAATGGAGATCGCCCAGCCGATGACCGCCGCCGATCTCACCAAGGCGTGGCGGATGCGAGAGGTGTTGCTGGAGAAGATGGCCGACTTCTTCGGCAAGTACGACGTGATCGTGACGCCCAACTTCATGTCGGTGGCGCCGCCGGTGGATGGCGACCTGAACGAGACGCTCGACTATCCCGATCCGGTGGGCGGCGTCGGCAACACCTGCGGTCTGCCGTCGCTCGCGATGCCGACCGGGCTCGGCAAGGACGGCCTGCCGGTGAGCTTCCAGATCATGGGCGCGCCGTTCGACGAGGCGACCCTCTTGAACCTCGGCGAAGCGTTCCAGTCGAAGACCGAGCACCACCTGGAGCATCCCTCGCTCGCGCAGACACTCGCGAGCTAG